The genomic region TTCAGGCAATTTAGTTTCAGATATTTTTATTAGTGAAAAAAAGCATAAAAATGGTCATATAGACAATGCTCTTTTTAGACTTATAAAAGAACACGAACTAAATATGACCGTCAAAAATGAGCAGTTTTTTATGAAAGAATTTGGAAGCGAAGCATTAATAAAAGGAATTGCAGCAGTTGCAGATTATAATGAAATTTTTTTTGAAGACGTAATCGCCAAAAATGCAGGAAAAGCTGATGTGTTTTATGTAATATTAGACGATATTAACGATCCGCAAAATTTAGGTTCAATAATCAGAACTGCAAATTGTGTCGGGGCGGACTGTATTATTCTGCCTAAATCCAACTCTGTTTTTATAACCTCCGCCGTAGCCAATGTTTCTCAGGGCGCTGTTTTTTATTCAGATGTCGTAAGGGTTCCGAACATTGCCAGAACTATAGAAAATCTCAAAGATAT from Candidatus Acididesulfobacter guangdongensis harbors:
- the rlmB gene encoding 23S rRNA (guanosine(2251)-2'-O)-methyltransferase RlmB, whose translation is MELKIYGTNTIKEAINSGNLVSDIFISEKKHKNGHIDNALFRLIKEHELNMTVKNEQFFMKEFGSEALIKGIAAVADYNEIFFEDVIAKNAGKADVFYVILDDINDPQNLGSIIRTANCVGADCIILPKSNSVFITSAVANVSQGAVFYSDVVRVPNIARTIENLKDMGIWVIGLSGEAEEDIYSFKFDIPVAIVVGSEGKGLRRLTQERCEKILSIPMAGSINSLNASVSFAVSAYEIFRQRSISKKT